The proteins below are encoded in one region of Pseudomonas sp. SCB32:
- a CDS encoding NTP transferase domain-containing protein — translation MTVVALVLAAGQGSRFGADKRRALLPDGRSLLAHSVERAQAVFDEVRVVLRDDERAEDFGLPLGCRVIHSPDAALGMGHSLAAGAASLTDCNARTVAILLGDMPWISPETLRQLADAASASTILFPLFDHQRGHPVLFGREFWPALTQLTGDEGARAVVQAHRDCCVTLEVADAGVLRDVDTPDVLRS, via the coding sequence GTGACGGTTGTTGCGCTGGTCCTGGCCGCGGGCCAGGGCTCGCGCTTCGGCGCGGACAAGCGCCGGGCGCTGTTGCCGGACGGGCGCAGCCTGCTGGCCCACAGTGTCGAGCGGGCACAGGCCGTGTTCGACGAGGTGCGCGTGGTGCTGCGCGATGACGAGCGGGCGGAGGACTTTGGCCTGCCTCTCGGCTGCCGCGTTATCCACAGCCCGGATGCGGCGCTTGGCATGGGCCATAGCCTGGCTGCCGGTGCGGCGTCACTGACCGACTGTAATGCCCGAACCGTCGCTATCCTGCTTGGCGACATGCCGTGGATCTCCCCGGAAACCCTGCGCCAACTGGCCGATGCCGCTTCGGCCTCGACCATCCTGTTTCCGCTATTCGATCACCAGCGCGGCCATCCCGTGCTGTTCGGCCGCGAGTTCTGGCCTGCGCTGACGCAACTCACCGGCGACGAAGGCGCGCGCGCCGTGGTGCAGGCGCACAGAGATTGCTGCGTCACCCTTGAAGTTGCTGATGCGGGCGTACTGCGCGACGTCGACACTCCGGACGTTCTGCGTTCCTGA
- a CDS encoding XdhC family protein — protein sequence MQHLDLQVVRQALQWSTAGERVWLCSVLFTYGSAPRAPGSLLAVNASGQWVGSLSGGCVEDDFLERVAEGEFAEPVVVVRYGDGTDTRSNIRLPCGGILDVLVENLAPDCDVQAHLRELESALLGQRRLLREVSLLDGSRRLSDDHEHGPRVERDDASVRLRVGAAQRLLLAGYSSVAQFCAEFGKGLGFEVILCDPREEALDGVVLDGIEIRRELPSVFIANGGCHADTAVVALTHDPKIDDLAMLEAVRTEAFYIGVMGSRITSEKRRERLHRIGGLSDADLARIHAPIGLNLGSKTPAEIALAVLADILRTRSGIAREAL from the coding sequence GTGCAGCATCTCGATCTGCAAGTGGTTCGCCAGGCGCTCCAGTGGTCGACCGCCGGCGAACGGGTGTGGCTGTGCAGCGTGCTCTTCACCTACGGCTCGGCGCCTCGCGCGCCGGGCTCGCTGCTGGCGGTCAACGCCAGCGGCCAGTGGGTGGGCTCGCTGTCCGGCGGCTGCGTCGAGGATGACTTCCTCGAACGCGTCGCCGAAGGCGAGTTCGCCGAGCCGGTGGTCGTCGTGCGCTATGGCGACGGCACTGATACCCGCAGCAATATCCGTCTTCCCTGCGGCGGCATCCTCGACGTGCTGGTGGAAAACCTCGCGCCCGATTGCGACGTCCAGGCCCACCTGCGCGAGCTGGAGTCGGCGCTGCTCGGCCAACGCCGACTGCTGCGGGAAGTAAGCCTGCTCGACGGTTCGCGCCGCTTGAGCGATGACCACGAGCACGGCCCGCGCGTGGAGCGCGACGATGCCAGCGTGCGCCTGCGCGTTGGCGCCGCCCAGCGCCTGTTGCTGGCCGGCTACTCCAGCGTCGCGCAGTTCTGCGCGGAGTTCGGCAAGGGCCTGGGCTTCGAAGTCATCCTCTGTGACCCGCGCGAAGAGGCGCTGGACGGCGTGGTGCTCGATGGCATCGAAATCCGCCGCGAGCTGCCCTCGGTGTTCATCGCCAACGGCGGCTGCCATGCCGACACGGCGGTGGTGGCGCTGACCCACGACCCGAAGATCGACGACCTGGCGATGCTCGAAGCGGTTCGCACCGAGGCCTTCTACATCGGCGTTATGGGCTCGCGCATCACCTCCGAGAAGCGCCGCGAACGCCTGCACCGAATCGGTGGCCTGAGTGATGCCGATCTGGCACGCATCCACGCTCCCATCGGCCTCAACCTGGGCAGCAAGACTCCGGCGGAAATCGCCCTGGCGGTGCTCGCTGACATCCTGCGTACCCGCAGCGGCATTGCCCGCGAGGCGCTGTGA
- a CDS encoding cytochrome c, translating to MQRILSGLALAAGLGLAIGAQAADQELIKRGEYLSRAADCMACHTAEGGAPFAGGLPIASPFGTIYGSNITPDKDFGIGGYSADEFFAAITEGKRKDGANLYPAMPYTSYHLIKREDSDALYAYLMSQTPVHRAAPETSLSFPFNVRMGLSGWNMLYGKSVQLDNAEGKSEPYKRGQYLVEVLGHCGECHTPRNSIGALQQDKRLTGGLLNGYSAPSLLAQVLAERGWTNADLTGFLKHGMSPQGSMFNEMFPVMHLSTQHLGDEDLAAMATYLLGDTPPQAKVVQPVAADQLSESSKRGRQQYLNVCAGCHGNDGEGKPHIAVAMQGNTTLRLADSRNLAKVIVEGIREQQFTGFERMQPMPGFADKLSDEQLADLINYLRQAWGGLPGDLGVQQVAQLKSE from the coding sequence ATGCAGCGCATTCTTTCCGGCCTCGCGCTGGCTGCCGGTCTCGGTCTGGCAATTGGCGCACAGGCTGCGGACCAGGAACTGATCAAGCGCGGCGAGTACCTCTCCCGCGCCGCCGACTGCATGGCCTGCCACACTGCCGAGGGCGGCGCACCGTTCGCCGGCGGCCTGCCGATCGCCTCGCCGTTCGGCACCATCTACGGCAGCAACATCACCCCGGACAAGGATTTCGGCATCGGTGGCTACAGCGCCGACGAGTTCTTCGCCGCGATCACCGAGGGCAAGCGCAAGGACGGCGCCAACCTCTACCCGGCGATGCCCTACACCTCGTATCACCTCATTAAGCGCGAGGACAGCGATGCCCTCTACGCCTACCTGATGAGCCAGACGCCGGTGCACCGTGCCGCGCCTGAAACCAGCCTGAGCTTCCCGTTCAACGTGCGCATGGGCTTGTCGGGCTGGAACATGCTGTACGGCAAGAGCGTCCAGCTGGACAACGCCGAAGGCAAGAGCGAGCCGTACAAGCGCGGCCAGTACCTGGTGGAAGTGCTCGGCCACTGCGGCGAGTGCCACACCCCGCGCAACAGCATCGGCGCGCTGCAGCAGGACAAGCGCCTCACCGGCGGCCTGCTCAACGGCTACAGCGCCCCGAGCCTGCTGGCCCAGGTCCTGGCCGAGCGTGGCTGGACCAATGCCGACCTCACCGGCTTCCTCAAGCACGGCATGAGCCCGCAGGGCAGCATGTTCAACGAGATGTTCCCGGTGATGCACCTGAGCACCCAGCACCTGGGCGATGAGGACCTGGCCGCCATGGCCACCTACCTGCTCGGCGATACACCGCCGCAGGCCAAGGTGGTGCAGCCGGTGGCAGCCGACCAGCTCAGCGAAAGCTCCAAGCGTGGCCGCCAGCAGTACCTCAACGTCTGCGCCGGCTGCCACGGCAACGACGGCGAGGGCAAGCCGCACATCGCCGTGGCGATGCAGGGCAATACCACCCTGCGCCTGGCCGATTCGCGCAACCTGGCCAAGGTCATAGTCGAAGGCATCCGCGAGCAGCAGTTCACCGGTTTCGAGCGCATGCAGCCGATGCCGGGCTTCGCCGACAAACTCAGCGACGAGCAACTGGCCGACCTGATCAACTACCTGCGTCAGGCCTGGGGTGGTCTGCCCGGCGATCTGGGCGTACAACAGGTAGCTCAGCTGAAGTCGGAGTGA
- a CDS encoding (2Fe-2S)-binding protein: MANRPLNLTLNGQTVGPVEVPEDLPMIDYLHEYQNLTGSRLGCGQGICHACVVIVDNPDGTSEEVRTCITGAHYFEGKKVRTIEGHAKRDADGSVKELNPIQQKFVDRFAFQCSYCAPGFVNAATVLVEKAQRQPLKKSELEATIEASLGHHICRCTGYVRYYDATREVLTDLGLVKEG; this comes from the coding sequence ATGGCTAACCGTCCGCTCAACCTGACCTTGAATGGTCAAACCGTCGGTCCGGTCGAGGTTCCCGAGGACCTGCCGATGATCGACTACCTGCACGAATACCAGAACCTCACCGGTTCGCGCCTGGGCTGCGGCCAGGGCATCTGCCATGCCTGCGTGGTGATCGTCGACAACCCCGACGGCACCAGCGAGGAAGTGCGTACCTGCATCACCGGCGCGCACTACTTCGAAGGCAAGAAGGTGCGCACCATCGAGGGCCACGCCAAGCGTGACGCCGATGGCTCGGTGAAGGAACTGAACCCGATCCAGCAGAAGTTCGTCGACCGCTTCGCCTTCCAGTGCAGCTACTGCGCACCGGGCTTCGTCAACGCCGCCACCGTGCTAGTGGAGAAGGCTCAGCGCCAGCCGCTGAAGAAGAGCGAACTGGAGGCGACCATCGAGGCGAGCCTTGGGCACCACATCTGCCGCTGCACCGGGTACGTGCGCTACTACGACGCCACCCGTGAAGTGCTGACCGATCTCGGCCTGGTCAAGGAGGGCTAA
- a CDS encoding xanthine dehydrogenase family protein molybdopterin-binding subunit — protein MSNRDISRRAFLQGGLIAGVSVSMAPLGSRAFAALMENSVTVSPQQWMGHDGKVRFRNDALSKVCGNKVFARDIRAKDMPGWPQQQGHAMLLKTIKADRIFDGIDLAWLGADLQPDRIVTAEDLDKDGIVFPEAHAPDPLLPRGKVPMFIGHPVAILIWNDFERFRKAKLKMKFNDKAIRYGAQAPLYQGDPYGSFRYVRVGGATSADPDEFSSLKDSILFPMIRERKPVWNQQPNQHGNLTEQGLFYAQKIKDQIDNPPENWLVFDERYKTPSIEPAAMEPDNGNGWYDPASKTLHFVVATQCPFEAAFETAHMIAPSRFGLAKLNMHPGYTVGYGSKDHNIFVYYAALAALYGNGVPVRLANDRYEQFQSGIKRHPFDIRYQLAVDKKDMTFKIFRTEMSVDGGGRINYSPSVAAVGATAAQSIYYMPQNDLQVTAYHSRAVEAGSMRGYGTLQSMAATEMMVDEIAGRLGVDAIELRRVNALKSGMKNTQGAIPAGALRLHEILDKAAAHEWWKTRDARKKEMDAQDPDHWYGVGFAICQKDFGTGSEAPMASIEFDAQGKVHMRHIGIEIGTGMSTSQALVVADFLGKPADEMKTAETEWSELQLVSGEDPYTMNQPTQDEKLRNPRWVGKYASASSATNSAYYFSHATREAARVLFNHGLWPAALEIWRRGPFNGAANPLVVRREDAHWVDGKLTANGLEPLSFAELAKVAHEKGLITGATVHGFNRWSWAECDFVIDGVRDRLPLDALAVKYGDGAPGVKKAQMNSAGFHLLDRQNVAYPPVQLNNAAVTYYSPVATIVELKVNKGNGEVTVLNHHSWIECGRVLVPELVKGQIEGGTAMGIGHALLEDMPLYEGGPGEGDWNFNRYRLSKAKDVAVWKQSSEILPPLSPSDPSKGIAEVVMIPVVGAISNAVAHAIGKRVRDLPITPARIKEALNG, from the coding sequence ATGTCCAACCGTGATATTTCCCGGCGCGCCTTCCTGCAAGGCGGGCTGATTGCCGGTGTCAGCGTGTCCATGGCGCCGCTCGGCAGCCGGGCTTTCGCCGCCTTGATGGAAAACTCCGTCACCGTCTCGCCCCAGCAGTGGATGGGCCACGACGGCAAGGTGCGCTTCCGTAACGATGCGCTGTCCAAGGTCTGCGGCAACAAGGTGTTCGCCCGCGACATCCGCGCCAAGGACATGCCCGGCTGGCCGCAACAGCAGGGCCACGCCATGCTGCTCAAGACCATCAAGGCCGACCGCATCTTCGACGGCATCGACCTCGCCTGGCTGGGCGCCGATCTGCAGCCTGATCGCATCGTCACCGCCGAGGACCTGGACAAGGACGGCATCGTCTTCCCCGAAGCCCACGCCCCGGACCCGCTGCTGCCGCGCGGCAAGGTGCCGATGTTCATCGGCCATCCGGTGGCCATCCTGATCTGGAACGACTTCGAACGCTTCCGCAAAGCCAAGCTGAAGATGAAGTTCAACGACAAGGCGATCCGCTACGGCGCCCAGGCGCCGCTGTACCAGGGCGATCCCTACGGCAGCTTCCGTTACGTGCGCGTCGGCGGCGCGACCTCGGCCGATCCGGACGAGTTCTCCAGCCTCAAGGACTCGATCCTGTTCCCGATGATCCGCGAGCGCAAACCGGTGTGGAACCAGCAGCCCAACCAGCACGGCAACCTGACCGAGCAGGGCCTGTTCTACGCACAGAAGATCAAGGACCAGATCGACAACCCGCCGGAAAACTGGCTGGTCTTCGACGAGCGCTACAAAACCCCATCCATCGAGCCGGCCGCCATGGAGCCGGACAACGGCAACGGCTGGTACGACCCGGCGAGCAAGACCCTGCACTTCGTGGTCGCCACCCAGTGCCCGTTCGAGGCCGCCTTCGAGACGGCGCACATGATCGCCCCGTCGCGCTTCGGCCTGGCCAAGCTGAACATGCACCCCGGCTACACCGTGGGTTACGGCTCCAAGGACCACAACATCTTCGTCTACTACGCGGCCCTGGCTGCGCTGTACGGCAACGGTGTACCGGTGCGCCTGGCCAATGACCGCTACGAGCAGTTCCAGAGCGGCATCAAGCGCCACCCGTTCGACATTCGCTACCAGCTGGCGGTGGACAAGAAGGACATGACCTTCAAGATCTTCCGCACCGAGATGAGCGTGGATGGCGGCGGCCGCATCAACTACAGCCCGTCCGTGGCTGCCGTGGGCGCCACTGCCGCACAGTCGATCTACTACATGCCGCAGAACGACCTGCAGGTGACCGCCTACCATTCCCGCGCCGTCGAGGCCGGTTCCATGCGTGGCTATGGCACCCTGCAGAGCATGGCGGCCACCGAGATGATGGTGGACGAGATCGCCGGCCGCCTGGGCGTCGACGCCATCGAGCTGCGTCGCGTCAATGCGCTGAAGTCGGGCATGAAGAACACCCAGGGCGCGATTCCCGCCGGTGCCCTGCGCCTGCACGAGATCCTCGACAAGGCGGCCGCCCACGAGTGGTGGAAGACCCGCGACGCGCGCAAGAAAGAGATGGACGCCCAGGACCCGGACCACTGGTATGGCGTCGGCTTCGCCATCTGCCAGAAGGACTTCGGCACCGGCTCGGAAGCGCCCATGGCGAGCATCGAGTTCGACGCGCAGGGCAAGGTGCACATGCGCCACATCGGTATCGAGATCGGCACCGGCATGTCCACCTCCCAGGCGTTGGTGGTAGCCGACTTCCTCGGCAAGCCAGCGGACGAAATGAAGACTGCCGAGACCGAGTGGTCCGAGCTGCAACTGGTGAGCGGTGAAGACCCCTACACCATGAACCAGCCCACCCAGGACGAGAAGCTGCGTAACCCGCGCTGGGTCGGCAAGTACGCCTCGGCGTCGTCGGCGACCAACTCGGCCTACTACTTCAGCCACGCCACCCGTGAAGCGGCGCGCGTGCTGTTCAACCACGGCCTGTGGCCGGCGGCCCTGGAAATCTGGCGTCGCGGCCCGTTCAACGGCGCGGCCAACCCGCTGGTGGTGCGTCGCGAAGATGCCCACTGGGTTGACGGCAAGCTCACCGCCAACGGCCTGGAGCCGCTGTCGTTCGCCGAGCTGGCCAAGGTCGCCCACGAGAAAGGCCTGATTACCGGTGCCACCGTCCATGGCTTCAACCGCTGGAGCTGGGCGGAGTGCGATTTCGTCATCGACGGCGTGCGCGACCGCCTGCCGCTGGACGCCCTGGCCGTGAAATACGGCGATGGCGCGCCGGGCGTGAAGAAGGCGCAGATGAACAGCGCCGGCTTCCACCTGCTGGACCGCCAGAACGTGGCCTATCCGCCGGTGCAGCTGAACAACGCGGCGGTCACCTACTACAGCCCGGTGGCGACCATCGTCGAGCTGAAGGTGAACAAGGGCAATGGCGAAGTCACCGTGCTCAACCACCACAGCTGGATCGAGTGCGGCCGCGTGCTGGTGCCGGAGCTGGTGAAAGGCCAGATCGAAGGCGGCACCGCCATGGGCATCGGCCATGCGCTGCTGGAAGACATGCCGCTGTACGAGGGTGGCCCGGGCGAGGGCGACTGGAACTTCAACCGCTACCGCCTCTCGAAGGCGAAAGACGTGGCCGTCTGGAAACAGAGCTCGGAAATCCTTCCGCCGCTCTCGCCCAGCGATCCGTCCAAGGGCATCGCCGAAGTGGTGATGATCCCGGTGGTCGGCGCCATCAGCAACGCCGTGGCCCACGCCATCGGCAAGCGCGTCCGCGACCTGCCCATCACCCCCGCTCGCATCAAGGAGGCCCTCAATGGCTAA
- a CDS encoding MFS transporter produces the protein MPAEATSLLRHRPFLAFWLARVCTASAFQMITVAIGWHIYQLTHNVLDLGLVGLVEFLPRVIFMLHTGHVADRYDRRRIASICQIGQGLVAVALVVGASTDSVTREMIFVMAFLLGTARAFEMPTTQALLPNIVPSALFPRAVAASASAMQAATIAAPALGGLLYAFGAFWVYTPTAVLYFIACTLVMTLPARQAPAAQGKATLESLLAGVRFIRSRPDIFGAISLDLFAVLLGGATALLPVFAKDILLTGPWGLGLLRSAPAVGALLMSFWLAHYPIERNVGRIMFLSVGIFGVTTIAFGLSTSFWFSLAVLVVLGAADMISMVIRGAFVQLETPDEMRGRVSAVNGLFIGASNQLGEFESGVTAHWFGTVPAVVLGGVGTLVVTGAWMKLFPSLAKRDKLH, from the coding sequence ATGCCCGCCGAAGCCACGTCCCTGCTGCGTCACCGCCCTTTCCTCGCCTTCTGGCTCGCCCGCGTCTGCACCGCCAGCGCCTTCCAGATGATCACCGTGGCCATCGGCTGGCACATCTACCAGCTGACCCACAACGTGCTCGACCTGGGCCTGGTGGGGCTGGTGGAATTCCTCCCGCGGGTGATCTTCATGCTGCACACCGGGCACGTCGCCGACCGTTACGACCGCCGACGCATCGCCTCGATCTGCCAGATCGGCCAGGGCCTGGTGGCCGTCGCGCTGGTGGTCGGCGCCAGCACCGACAGCGTGACCCGCGAGATGATCTTCGTGATGGCCTTCCTGCTCGGCACCGCGCGTGCCTTCGAGATGCCGACCACCCAGGCACTGCTGCCGAACATCGTGCCCAGTGCACTGTTCCCGCGCGCCGTGGCTGCCTCCGCCTCGGCCATGCAGGCGGCGACCATCGCCGCCCCGGCCCTTGGCGGTCTCCTCTATGCCTTTGGCGCGTTCTGGGTCTACACCCCGACGGCGGTGCTGTACTTCATCGCCTGCACCCTGGTCATGACCCTGCCCGCGCGCCAGGCGCCGGCCGCCCAGGGCAAGGCCACGCTGGAGTCGCTGCTGGCCGGCGTCCGCTTCATCCGCAGCCGTCCGGACATCTTCGGCGCCATCTCCCTGGACCTGTTCGCCGTGCTGCTGGGCGGCGCCACCGCACTGCTGCCGGTGTTCGCCAAGGACATCCTGCTCACCGGCCCCTGGGGCCTGGGCCTGCTGCGCTCGGCACCGGCGGTAGGCGCACTGTTGATGTCGTTCTGGCTGGCGCACTACCCCATCGAACGCAACGTCGGGCGGATCATGTTCCTCTCGGTGGGCATCTTCGGGGTCACCACGATCGCCTTCGGCCTGTCGACCTCGTTCTGGTTCTCCCTCGCGGTGCTGGTGGTGCTGGGTGCAGCGGACATGATCAGCATGGTGATCCGTGGCGCCTTCGTGCAGTTGGAAACCCCGGACGAGATGCGCGGCCGGGTCAGCGCGGTGAACGGCCTGTTCATCGGCGCCTCGAACCAGCTGGGCGAGTTCGAGTCTGGCGTCACCGCCCACTGGTTCGGCACCGTGCCGGCGGTGGTGTTGGGTGGGGTCGGTACGCTGGTCGTCACGGGTGCCTGGATGAAGCTGTTCCCGAGCCTGGCCAAGCGGGACAAGCTGCACTGA
- a CDS encoding DUF2474 domain-containing protein: MTHDEQGKAPLHKRLGWLVLIWALSVAGLGVAAWLMRLFMSAAGLGTPH; this comes from the coding sequence ATGACCCATGACGAGCAAGGCAAGGCGCCGCTGCACAAGCGGCTCGGCTGGCTGGTGCTGATCTGGGCGCTGAGCGTCGCCGGCCTAGGCGTGGCGGCCTGGCTGATGCGCCTGTTCATGAGCGCGGCGGGGCTGGGCACGCCGCACTGA
- the cydB gene encoding cytochrome d ubiquinol oxidase subunit II, which translates to MGIDLPLIWAIIIIFGVMMYVVMDGFDLGIGMLYPFFKDEGDRDVMMNTVAPVWDGNETWLVLGGAALFGAFPVAYSAVLSALYLPLILMLVGLIFRGVAFEFRFKAKPAKRHLWDKSFIVGSLVATFFQGVALGAFIEGIPVANRQFAGGSLDWLAPFPLFCGLGLVVAYSLLGCTWLIMKTEGRLQERMHDLARPLALMLLAVIGIVSLWTPLAHEAIAQRWFSLPNLFWFLPVPLLVLLTLYSLLRSVASNDHVKPFVLTLVLIFLGYSGLGISLWPNIVPPSLSIWDAAAPPQSQGFMLVGALFIIPFILGYTAWSYYVFRGKVKHGDGYH; encoded by the coding sequence ATGGGAATCGATCTTCCGCTGATCTGGGCAATCATCATCATCTTCGGCGTGATGATGTACGTGGTGATGGACGGCTTCGACCTGGGGATAGGCATGCTCTATCCGTTCTTCAAGGACGAGGGCGACCGGGACGTGATGATGAACACCGTGGCGCCGGTCTGGGACGGTAACGAGACCTGGCTGGTGCTGGGCGGCGCGGCGCTGTTCGGCGCCTTCCCGGTGGCCTACTCGGCCGTGCTGTCGGCGCTCTACCTGCCGCTGATCCTGATGCTGGTGGGGCTGATCTTCCGTGGCGTGGCCTTCGAGTTCCGCTTCAAGGCCAAGCCGGCCAAGCGGCACTTGTGGGACAAGTCGTTCATTGTCGGCTCCCTGGTGGCGACCTTCTTCCAGGGCGTGGCGCTGGGCGCCTTCATCGAAGGCATACCGGTGGCCAACCGGCAGTTCGCCGGCGGCTCACTGGACTGGCTGGCGCCGTTCCCGCTGTTCTGCGGCCTGGGCCTGGTGGTCGCCTACAGCCTGCTGGGCTGCACCTGGCTGATCATGAAGACCGAAGGCCGCCTGCAGGAACGCATGCACGACCTGGCCAGGCCGCTGGCGCTGATGCTGCTGGCGGTGATCGGCATCGTCAGCCTGTGGACCCCGCTGGCCCACGAGGCCATCGCCCAGCGCTGGTTCAGCCTGCCCAACCTGTTCTGGTTCCTGCCAGTACCGCTGCTGGTGCTGCTGACCCTCTACAGCCTGTTGCGCTCGGTGGCCAGTAATGACCACGTGAAGCCCTTCGTGCTCACCCTGGTGCTGATCTTCCTGGGCTATAGCGGACTGGGTATCAGCCTGTGGCCGAACATTGTGCCGCCGTCGCTGTCTATCTGGGACGCGGCCGCGCCGCCGCAGAGCCAGGGCTTCATGCTGGTGGGGGCGTTGTTCATCATCCCCTTCATCCTCGGCTACACCGCGTGGAGCTACTACGTGTTCCGCGGCAAGGTGAAGCACGGCGATGGCTACCACTGA
- a CDS encoding cytochrome ubiquinol oxidase subunit I yields MFGLEALDLARIQFAFTVSFHIIFPAITIGLASYLAVLEGLWLKTSDEVYRDLYHFWSKIFAVNFGMGVVSGLVMAYQFGTNWSAFSAFAGSVTGPLLTYEVLTAFFLEAGFLGVMLFGWHRVGPGLHFFATVMVAIGTLISTFWILASNSWMQTPQGHEIVNGIVVPVDWLAIIFNPSFPYRLLHMAIASFVATAFFVGASAAWHLLRGRDNPAIRKMLSMAMWMALIVAPIQAMVGDAHGLNTLKHQPAKIAAIEGHWDNSEGGPTPLVLVGWPDMEREETRFKIEIPVLGSLILNHSLTEPIPALKDFPKADRPNSTIIFWSFRVMAGLGMLMILVGLWSVWLRLRKGLYRNRAFLRLVLWMGPSGLIAILAGWFTTEIGRQPWVVYGVMRTSEAVSNHSVAQMSLTLVMFVLVYFSLFGVGIGYMMRLVRKGPVTFEGREESHGGPGQPRTASRPLSATAEGFDDDDSDSQAGRN; encoded by the coding sequence ATGTTCGGATTAGAGGCGCTCGACCTGGCCCGGATCCAGTTCGCCTTTACCGTCTCCTTCCATATCATCTTCCCCGCCATCACCATCGGTCTCGCCAGCTACCTGGCGGTGCTCGAAGGCTTGTGGCTGAAGACGTCGGATGAGGTCTACCGCGACCTCTATCACTTCTGGTCGAAGATCTTCGCCGTCAACTTCGGCATGGGCGTGGTCTCGGGCCTGGTCATGGCCTACCAGTTCGGCACCAACTGGAGCGCCTTCTCGGCCTTCGCCGGGAGCGTTACCGGCCCGCTGCTGACCTATGAGGTGCTTACCGCCTTCTTCCTCGAAGCCGGTTTCCTCGGCGTCATGCTCTTCGGCTGGCACCGCGTCGGCCCCGGCCTGCACTTCTTCGCCACGGTGATGGTGGCCATCGGCACGCTGATCTCCACCTTCTGGATTCTCGCCTCCAACAGCTGGATGCAGACTCCTCAGGGCCACGAGATCGTCAACGGCATCGTGGTGCCGGTGGACTGGCTGGCAATCATCTTCAACCCGTCCTTCCCCTATCGCCTGCTGCACATGGCGATCGCCTCGTTCGTCGCCACCGCCTTCTTCGTCGGCGCCTCGGCCGCCTGGCACCTGCTGCGCGGCCGCGACAACCCGGCGATCCGCAAGATGCTCTCGATGGCCATGTGGATGGCGCTGATCGTCGCGCCGATCCAGGCCATGGTCGGCGACGCCCACGGCCTCAATACGCTCAAGCACCAGCCGGCGAAGATCGCCGCCATCGAAGGCCACTGGGACAACAGCGAAGGCGGGCCGACCCCGCTGGTGCTGGTCGGCTGGCCGGACATGGAGCGCGAGGAAACCCGCTTCAAGATCGAAATCCCGGTACTCGGCAGCCTGATCCTCAATCACAGCCTGACCGAGCCGATCCCGGCGCTGAAGGACTTCCCGAAAGCCGACCGCCCCAACTCCACCATCATCTTCTGGTCGTTCCGCGTCATGGCGGGGCTGGGCATGCTGATGATCCTGGTCGGCCTGTGGAGCGTCTGGCTGCGCCTGCGCAAGGGGCTCTACCGGAACCGCGCGTTCCTCCGCCTGGTGCTGTGGATGGGACCGTCGGGCCTGATCGCGATCCTCGCCGGCTGGTTCACCACCGAGATCGGCCGCCAGCCCTGGGTGGTCTACGGGGTGATGCGCACCAGCGAGGCGGTATCCAACCACAGCGTCGCGCAGATGAGCCTGACCCTGGTGATGTTCGTGCTGGTGTACTTCTCGCTGTTCGGCGTGGGTATCGGCTACATGATGCGCCTGGTGCGCAAAGGGCCGGTCACCTTCGAAGGCCGTGAAGAGAGCCATGGCGGCCCCGGTCAGCCGCGTACCGCGTCGCGGCCGCTGTCGGCCACCGCAGAGGGCTTCGACGATGATGACAGTGACAGCCAGGCAGGGAGGAACTGA
- a CDS encoding MetQ/NlpA family ABC transporter substrate-binding protein: MKKLLLLTALAAAFSTQAFANEKLIVAATPIPHAEILELIKPTLAKEGVDLEIKVFTDYVQPNVQVAEKRLDANYFQTKPYLDNFNKGKGTDLVTVTGVHVEPFGGYSKKYKSIDQLPDGATVAIPNEGSNSGRALLLLQKAGVIKLKDPSNALATPKDIAENPKHLKFKELESALLPRVLDQVDLDLINTNYALEAKLNPVKDALILEDRNSPYVNYLVARPDNKDSDALKKLSAALTSPEVKAFIEKKYNGAVVPAF; this comes from the coding sequence ATGAAAAAACTGCTGCTTCTGACCGCCCTCGCCGCTGCCTTCAGCACCCAGGCTTTCGCCAACGAAAAGCTGATCGTCGCCGCCACCCCGATCCCCCACGCAGAGATCCTCGAGCTGATCAAGCCGACCCTGGCCAAGGAAGGCGTGGACCTGGAGATCAAGGTCTTCACCGACTACGTGCAGCCCAATGTGCAGGTGGCCGAGAAGCGCCTGGACGCCAACTACTTCCAGACCAAGCCGTACCTGGACAACTTCAACAAGGGCAAGGGCACTGACCTCGTCACCGTGACCGGCGTGCACGTCGAACCCTTCGGCGGCTACTCGAAGAAGTACAAGTCCATCGACCAGCTGCCGGACGGCGCCACCGTCGCCATCCCCAACGAAGGCAGCAACAGCGGCCGCGCCCTGCTCCTGCTGCAGAAGGCCGGCGTGATCAAGCTCAAAGACCCGAGCAACGCCCTGGCCACCCCGAAAGACATCGCCGAGAACCCCAAGCACCTGAAGTTCAAGGAGCTGGAATCGGCCCTGCTGCCGCGCGTGCTGGACCAGGTCGACCTGGACCTGATCAACACCAACTACGCGCTGGAAGCCAAGCTCAATCCGGTGAAGGACGCGCTGATCCTGGAAGACCGCAACTCGCCCTACGTGAACTACCTGGTGGCGCGTCCGGACAACAAGGACAGCGATGCCCTGAAGAAACTCTCCGCCGCCCTGACCAGCCCGGAAGTCAAAGCCTTCATCGAGAAGAAGTACAACGGCGCCGTGGTGCCCGCCTTCTGA